The Prevotella sp. E9-3 genome has a window encoding:
- a CDS encoding beta-galactosidase — protein sequence MKLTLLWIFALASISANAQQGAQMVKSVAWDKQSLLIDGRRVCPVMGEVHYSRIPANEWQREVKKMKEGGVTILATYVFWNHIEEEEGIFRWDGQRNLRQFLEVCQQEEMPVILRIGPFCHGEVRNGGMPDWLWSKDLRMRSMQPAFLVCVERLYRQIFTQVQGLQWKDGGPVIACQFDNEYRGSGDYLMALKRIANNIGFDLPFYTRTGWPELSKPVPFGEMIPLYGDYADGFWDKEVKEGVGNYYKAFQFKESEKPATAMGEAPSTTIEGTSLSQNQTASAETEKGTAYPYFTCELGGGMATAYHRRPFLYPEDAYSMALVKLGSGSNLLGYYMYHGGTNPEGKLHTLNEVQTSPGTANNDLPVVTYDFQAPLGEFGQRYAHYYKLRPLHLFMQDYGEQLATMEAHFPTPQNLKKGDDGFLRWSVRTNHASSKEEKNGAFIFVNNYERFCQLSAKKNVQLEAGGVKLPKMTIPSGTMAIFPVNIDGISYATAQLVAKREGKIIMMQIPGIPTTICLQNGKILKNVKAKGMAKPVCDNIYLLTQQEAEYFGLNEQQATDAEQIALNCVKVREPGPLRKIVKGRAEVAEAPSEHDWDNAAVYSIKLPNQNASLLRITYRGDCARLYAGGKLVADNFYYGRPFYYALWRLAEPVKELELRILPLQPEAPIYLPREADTRAGEEVMKIEIVNQE from the coding sequence ATGAAACTAACGTTGTTGTGGATATTTGCATTAGCTTCAATTTCAGCCAATGCTCAGCAAGGTGCTCAGATGGTAAAGTCTGTGGCATGGGATAAACAGAGCCTGCTGATAGACGGACGGAGGGTATGTCCAGTGATGGGCGAAGTGCACTACAGCCGTATTCCTGCCAATGAATGGCAGCGTGAGGTAAAGAAAATGAAAGAGGGTGGAGTGACTATACTAGCTACCTATGTGTTTTGGAACCATATAGAAGAGGAAGAAGGCATTTTTCGTTGGGATGGTCAGCGAAACCTTAGACAATTCCTTGAAGTCTGTCAACAGGAGGAGATGCCCGTGATACTACGTATAGGTCCGTTCTGCCATGGAGAAGTGAGAAACGGCGGTATGCCTGACTGGCTGTGGAGTAAAGACTTGAGAATGCGCAGTATGCAACCAGCATTCCTCGTCTGTGTGGAACGACTCTACCGACAGATTTTTACTCAAGTACAAGGACTACAATGGAAAGATGGCGGTCCAGTCATAGCCTGCCAATTCGACAACGAATATCGTGGCTCGGGTGACTACCTGATGGCTTTGAAGCGCATCGCCAACAACATAGGGTTCGACCTGCCTTTCTATACCAGGACCGGATGGCCAGAATTGTCAAAGCCCGTACCCTTTGGAGAGATGATTCCTCTTTATGGTGACTATGCCGATGGCTTCTGGGATAAAGAGGTGAAAGAAGGAGTGGGTAACTATTACAAGGCATTCCAGTTTAAGGAGAGTGAAAAACCGGCCACTGCTATGGGCGAAGCTCCATCAACTACCATCGAGGGTACTTCCTTATCGCAGAATCAGACAGCCTCTGCAGAGACGGAAAAGGGAACTGCTTATCCTTACTTCACCTGTGAACTGGGAGGAGGCATGGCAACAGCCTATCATCGCCGTCCGTTCCTCTATCCCGAGGATGCCTATTCGATGGCATTGGTTAAACTGGGATCAGGGTCGAATCTTCTGGGCTACTATATGTATCACGGTGGTACCAATCCGGAAGGAAAACTGCACACCTTGAACGAAGTACAGACATCACCAGGAACAGCCAATAACGATCTTCCTGTGGTAACCTATGATTTTCAAGCTCCGTTAGGTGAGTTTGGACAGCGCTATGCCCACTACTATAAACTTCGCCCGTTACACTTGTTTATGCAGGATTATGGCGAACAGTTGGCTACGATGGAGGCTCATTTCCCAACTCCTCAAAATTTAAAGAAAGGCGATGATGGATTCCTTCGTTGGTCGGTAAGAACCAATCACGCTTCTTCAAAAGAAGAAAAAAATGGCGCTTTTATTTTTGTGAACAACTATGAACGTTTCTGCCAGTTGTCAGCAAAGAAAAATGTACAATTGGAGGCCGGAGGAGTAAAACTGCCTAAAATGACTATCCCTTCAGGTACAATGGCCATTTTCCCTGTGAATATCGATGGTATCAGTTATGCAACGGCTCAGCTGGTGGCTAAGCGCGAGGGGAAGATCATTATGATGCAGATACCTGGCATTCCCACAACTATTTGTCTTCAGAACGGCAAGATACTGAAGAATGTGAAGGCCAAGGGAATGGCAAAACCTGTCTGTGACAATATCTACTTACTTACTCAGCAAGAGGCAGAATATTTTGGGTTGAATGAACAGCAAGCAACAGACGCTGAACAGATAGCGTTGAATTGCGTTAAAGTAAGAGAGCCCGGCCCACTTCGCAAGATAGTGAAGGGTAGGGCAGAAGTGGCTGAAGCACCCTCAGAACACGACTGGGATAATGCTGCAGTGTATAGCATAAAACTGCCAAATCAAAACGCATCACTATTGCGTATTACCTATCGTGGTGACTGTGCACGTCTGTATGCAGGAGGAAAATTAGTGGCAGACAACTTCTACTATGGCCGACCGTTCTACTATGCACTATGGAGACTGGCAGAACCAGTGAAAGAACTGGAACTGCGCATCCTTCCTCTGCAGCCAGAGGCTCCAATCTACCTGCCAAGAGAGGCAGATACAAGAGCGGGAGAAGAAGTAATGAAAATAGAAATCGTTAACCAAGAATAA
- a CDS encoding sugar-binding domain-containing protein, translating into MKKILLAFYMTCVLCVQGQQIISLEGAWDFLQGDPIGYSGGVPSCYNDYVMLPGSMLTNGKGDPVSVKTQWTGSLYDSSFFFNPYMEKYRKEQIANTMGQQDNTMKFPFFLTPDRHYVGAAWYHRSVYVPKAWNDQRITLFLERPHIETKVYVNGHEVGRQMSLSTPHRYDVTKYILLGEKNDISIRVYNGIENVCVGQDSHSVTDQTQGNWNGIVGRIELQGQWKKLYIKKVRIVPNVEKQSCEVEVELKNDFKGIRVLPMNEYMVSLRVRPLKPGTGPYIANEMRQAYSSKERFIVNLGKNMQLWDEFSPQLYQLTVEAGDDVYETTFGMRDIKTNGRQLSINGRPLFLRGTVENCCFPLTGYPPTSEQEWLHVFRKCKEYGLNHVRFHSYCPPEAAFAAADRVGIYLQPEGPSWPNHGVKLHRGMKIDQYLLEESKRIIDEYGHHPSFVMMAAGNEPAGDWVAYCNDWVKKMKKYDPTKIYAGASVGGGWAWDDGSEYHVKGGARGLDEWNRKAPSSDDDYYKGIEYPRNYKVVTDENGNAVPNHSPIITHEKGQWCAFPDFNEIPQYTGVYKAKNFEVFRDLLRDNGMEGMGPKFLQASGKLQTLCYKYEIERNLRTKDYAGFQLLGLNDYSGQGTALVGVLNVFWREKGYCTAADWREFCSVLVPLARFPKFVYSNKDTLRVPVEAYNAYSMPITGVNATYSITDEKGRLVKNGILFTGMLPVGKNIPLGTVQMALDGIQKPTKMILAVQLSGLMQNHWEFWVYPSTFKQVSNFKDQGVYVADSLDAKAEKVLRKGGMVLLTAAGKVKLGSDVKQNYLPVFWNTSWFKMRPPHTTGAYINQKHPLFKYDFPTDDWSNLNWWELLNKAQVMNLMELPRDYQSPIQPIDTWHVSRKLGMLIEARVGKGRLLMTTMDITNNLEHRLVACQMRQAILNYMKSDDFQPQLQLDMEIIRHFYTRQAPAVNMFTNDSPDELKPKIK; encoded by the coding sequence ATGAAAAAAATACTTTTAGCATTCTATATGACTTGTGTCCTGTGTGTACAAGGGCAACAAATCATCTCATTGGAAGGCGCATGGGACTTTCTTCAGGGTGATCCTATAGGCTACAGCGGAGGGGTACCCTCCTGTTATAACGACTATGTTATGCTGCCAGGTTCAATGCTCACTAACGGAAAGGGTGACCCCGTAAGCGTAAAAACCCAGTGGACTGGTTCTCTTTACGATTCGAGCTTCTTCTTCAATCCCTATATGGAGAAATATAGAAAGGAGCAAATAGCAAATACAATGGGGCAACAGGATAATACAATGAAGTTTCCATTCTTTCTTACTCCCGATCGCCACTATGTTGGTGCTGCATGGTATCATCGCTCTGTCTATGTTCCCAAAGCATGGAACGATCAGCGCATCACCCTTTTCCTGGAACGCCCCCATATTGAAACGAAGGTGTATGTAAATGGTCATGAAGTGGGTAGACAGATGAGTCTGTCGACCCCTCATCGGTATGATGTGACGAAATATATATTACTTGGCGAGAAAAACGACATCAGTATTCGTGTATATAATGGCATAGAAAATGTATGCGTAGGACAGGATTCGCATAGCGTGACCGATCAGACGCAAGGTAACTGGAACGGTATTGTCGGGCGCATTGAACTACAGGGACAATGGAAGAAGTTATACATCAAGAAAGTGCGTATTGTGCCGAATGTAGAGAAACAAAGTTGTGAAGTGGAGGTTGAATTGAAAAACGACTTCAAAGGTATTCGTGTGTTGCCCATGAACGAATATATGGTGTCACTGCGTGTGCGCCCATTGAAGCCTGGTACAGGTCCATATATTGCCAATGAGATGCGTCAGGCTTATAGCAGCAAAGAACGTTTCATAGTGAATTTGGGCAAGAACATGCAACTGTGGGACGAGTTTTCCCCCCAATTGTATCAATTGACCGTTGAAGCTGGCGATGATGTCTATGAGACAACCTTCGGAATGCGAGACATTAAGACCAATGGACGGCAGTTGTCCATTAATGGGCGCCCCCTCTTCCTTCGAGGAACAGTGGAGAACTGCTGTTTTCCATTGACAGGCTATCCACCTACCAGTGAGCAGGAATGGCTGCATGTGTTCAGAAAATGCAAAGAATATGGACTGAACCACGTTCGTTTCCATAGTTATTGTCCGCCAGAGGCAGCCTTTGCTGCAGCAGACCGTGTGGGCATCTATCTGCAACCTGAAGGACCGTCATGGCCAAACCATGGAGTGAAACTGCACAGAGGTATGAAGATAGACCAGTACTTACTGGAAGAATCGAAACGTATTATAGATGAATACGGTCATCACCCTTCATTCGTGATGATGGCTGCTGGCAACGAACCTGCTGGCGACTGGGTGGCTTATTGTAATGACTGGGTGAAGAAAATGAAGAAATACGATCCTACTAAGATATATGCCGGCGCATCTGTAGGTGGAGGATGGGCCTGGGATGACGGCTCAGAATACCATGTGAAAGGTGGTGCCAGAGGGCTCGATGAATGGAATAGAAAGGCTCCAAGCAGTGATGATGATTACTATAAAGGAATTGAATATCCGCGTAATTATAAAGTAGTTACGGATGAAAATGGGAATGCGGTCCCAAACCATTCGCCTATCATTACTCACGAGAAAGGACAGTGGTGCGCATTTCCCGACTTCAACGAAATTCCTCAATATACCGGTGTGTATAAGGCAAAGAATTTTGAAGTGTTCCGCGACTTGCTTCGTGATAATGGTATGGAAGGTATGGGACCAAAATTTCTGCAGGCTAGTGGAAAACTTCAGACCCTATGCTATAAGTATGAGATAGAACGAAATTTGCGAACCAAAGACTATGCTGGTTTTCAACTCTTAGGACTGAATGACTATAGCGGACAGGGAACTGCCTTGGTAGGTGTGCTCAACGTGTTTTGGCGTGAGAAAGGATATTGTACGGCGGCAGATTGGCGAGAATTTTGTTCAGTCCTGGTACCTTTGGCTCGTTTTCCAAAGTTTGTCTATTCCAATAAAGACACCCTGCGCGTACCAGTAGAGGCATACAACGCTTATAGCATGCCCATCACAGGAGTGAACGCTACGTACAGTATTACTGATGAGAAAGGCAGACTGGTAAAAAATGGAATACTCTTTACAGGTATGTTGCCGGTCGGAAAGAATATCCCCTTGGGCACTGTGCAGATGGCGTTGGATGGTATTCAGAAACCGACCAAAATGATCCTTGCCGTTCAGTTGTCAGGACTAATGCAGAATCATTGGGAGTTCTGGGTATATCCTAGTACCTTTAAACAAGTGTCGAATTTCAAAGATCAAGGCGTGTATGTTGCTGATTCACTTGATGCCAAAGCAGAGAAAGTGCTAAGAAAAGGAGGAATGGTGCTGCTGACAGCTGCAGGTAAGGTGAAACTGGGCAGTGACGTAAAGCAAAACTACCTGCCAGTATTCTGGAACACCAGTTGGTTCAAGATGCGCCCACCACACACCACTGGTGCTTATATAAACCAAAAGCACCCACTGTTTAAATACGATTTTCCAACAGATGATTGGAGCAATCTAAACTGGTGGGAACTGCTGAATAAGGCACAGGTGATGAATCTCATGGAGCTTCCACGTGACTATCAGTCACCTATACAGCCTATTGACACCTGGCATGTGTCGCGAAAGTTGGGTATGCTCATAGAAGCAAGAGTAGGAAAAGGCCGATTACTGATGACCACGATGGATATCACCAACAACTTGGAACATCGACTGGTGGCATGCCAGATGAGACAGGCCATTCTAAACTATATGAAGAGTGACGACTTTCAGCCACAACTGCAGTTGGATATGGAAATCATACGCCATTTCTATACCCGTCAGGCTCCTGCCGTGAATATGTTTACAAACGATTCTCCAGACGAACTGAAACCGAAAATAAAATAG
- the nadE gene encoding NAD(+) synthase: MDYKRVFETMVSETEKYLTTNNLKTMVLGLSGGIDSTVTAAICHEVVKRNPEEELKFIGVSLPCSTNSVEENDSAYMAMKAFCDEYWVENLQKEYLLMRATCEQHYASTHLSQGNIKARLRMIYLYNIASVTGGMVMDTDNLTEHYLGFWTIHGDVADYNPIGGLWKHEVYNLCKYLFEEVYTDETQAPYKALRAAYGITPTDGNGVAAGGDMAQIAPGHTYEEVDDILKSYIQTKDNAEHCEQELARLNKAYGAETVERVLKRHRNSEFKRKRLPIAIERGLYAD; this comes from the coding sequence ATGGACTACAAAAGAGTTTTTGAAACCATGGTGAGTGAGACAGAGAAATACCTCACTACCAACAACCTGAAGACAATGGTGCTGGGACTTTCCGGCGGCATTGACTCGACTGTTACAGCTGCCATCTGCCATGAGGTGGTGAAAAGAAATCCGGAGGAAGAACTTAAATTTATTGGCGTTAGTCTGCCTTGCTCCACAAATAGTGTAGAGGAGAACGACTCAGCCTATATGGCTATGAAGGCTTTCTGCGATGAGTATTGGGTGGAAAACCTGCAGAAGGAGTATCTGCTAATGCGTGCCACTTGCGAGCAACACTATGCTTCGACCCATCTGTCGCAGGGAAATATCAAGGCTCGCCTTCGCATGATATATCTTTACAATATTGCTTCAGTGACAGGAGGAATGGTAATGGATACCGACAACCTGACGGAACACTATCTGGGCTTTTGGACTATTCATGGCGATGTGGCTGACTATAACCCTATAGGCGGACTGTGGAAACATGAGGTGTACAATCTGTGTAAATATCTGTTTGAAGAGGTTTATACTGACGAAACACAGGCTCCTTACAAAGCTTTGCGTGCAGCCTATGGTATCACTCCTACTGATGGTAATGGTGTGGCAGCAGGTGGAGATATGGCACAGATAGCTCCAGGACATACCTATGAGGAAGTGGACGATATACTGAAAAGCTACATTCAGACCAAAGATAATGCTGAACACTGTGAGCAGGAACTGGCTCGACTGAACAAGGCATATGGTGCGGAAACTGTAGAACGTGTATTGAAGCGTCATCGCAACTCAGAGTTCAAACGTAAACGTCTGCCTATTGCTATTGAAAGAGGCCTGTATGCAGATTAG
- a CDS encoding LytTR family DNA-binding domain-containing protein produces MIRVLAIDDEPLALQQLVTYISKIPFFELTAQCQSAIEAREIMDCEPVDAIFCDINMPDLSGMDFVKQLPVRPLIVFTTAYSEYAIEGYKVDAIDYLLKPFGFTDFQRAAMKIKERLSSVHTQQGISSNEPVNTVGESSESIFIKTDYKTIRITLSDIRYIEGMSEYLKIYLANQPKPVITLLSMKKMEDFLPKNFMRIHRSYIVNLDMVQEVNKNRIIMDTDTFLPIGDNYKEQFNDYLTSHFLGK; encoded by the coding sequence ATGATCAGAGTACTTGCCATTGACGATGAACCACTGGCCCTTCAACAGTTGGTCACTTACATCAGCAAAATACCATTTTTTGAACTAACAGCCCAGTGTCAGAGCGCGATTGAGGCACGTGAGATAATGGATTGTGAGCCTGTTGATGCCATTTTCTGCGATATCAACATGCCAGATCTATCAGGGATGGACTTCGTCAAACAACTGCCCGTACGTCCGCTCATTGTTTTCACTACGGCCTATAGTGAGTATGCCATCGAGGGCTATAAGGTTGATGCCATCGACTACTTGTTGAAACCTTTCGGATTTACAGATTTCCAAAGAGCTGCAATGAAAATCAAAGAAAGGTTGTCATCTGTTCATACTCAACAGGGAATTAGCAGTAATGAGCCTGTTAATACTGTAGGTGAGTCCTCTGAGTCAATCTTCATCAAAACAGACTACAAAACCATTCGTATCACTCTCTCTGACATTCGGTACATTGAGGGTATGAGCGAGTATTTGAAAATCTACCTGGCCAATCAGCCTAAACCAGTCATCACTCTTCTTTCGATGAAAAAGATGGAAGATTTCCTTCCAAAGAATTTCATGAGAATCCACCGTTCTTATATAGTCAATCTAGACATGGTACAGGAGGTCAACAAGAATCGCATCATTATGGACACTGATACATTTCTCCCTATTGGCGACAACTACAAGGAACAGTTCAACGACTATCTCACATCCCATTTCTTAGGGAAATAA
- a CDS encoding sensor histidine kinase, with translation MQLRIVHKQEILVYVMLWIAMFLAPLISIAFHHSNTDTYPWHELFNVWLHTFNLFLAFLVHNILLAPLLVYKQRKVLYFSCIVVLISCFIVLQCANKPEHPHKRHFPERTENFERNRFEEHDDHRRPRLHHIDKPPFFFGQRDFISTVMLIMMLGMNVGVKLYFKQRDDLSRMKELEKENLKQQLEYLRYQINPHFLMNTLNNIHALVDIDSERAKENIVELSKIMRYALYEGSQQVVPLARDIDFLNSYIRLMRLRYTDKVAITVTLPDHLPDFQIPPMIFITFVENAFKHGVSYKQPSFIDIQLQTEGPRLLFSCRNSKTEKKTNTAASEGGVGLKNVTRRLQLIYGNRYHLNIDEQADAYNILLEIPL, from the coding sequence ATGCAACTGCGCATTGTTCACAAACAAGAGATACTCGTCTATGTGATGCTATGGATAGCAATGTTCTTAGCACCCCTCATCAGTATTGCGTTCCATCACAGCAATACAGATACATACCCCTGGCACGAGCTGTTCAATGTATGGCTGCATACCTTCAACCTCTTTCTGGCTTTCCTCGTCCACAATATTCTACTAGCTCCCCTACTCGTCTATAAGCAGCGAAAGGTGCTCTATTTCTCCTGCATCGTAGTGCTCATTTCTTGCTTTATAGTACTTCAATGCGCAAACAAGCCCGAACATCCTCACAAAAGGCATTTCCCAGAGCGAACGGAAAATTTCGAGCGTAACAGGTTTGAAGAACATGACGACCACAGGCGCCCTCGTCTCCATCATATTGACAAGCCGCCGTTCTTCTTCGGCCAGAGGGATTTCATTTCCACAGTTATGCTTATCATGATGCTGGGCATGAATGTCGGGGTGAAGCTCTATTTCAAGCAGCGTGACGACCTGTCGAGAATGAAGGAACTAGAGAAAGAGAATCTCAAGCAGCAACTGGAGTATCTGCGCTATCAGATCAACCCTCATTTTCTGATGAACACGCTCAATAATATCCATGCCCTTGTTGACATTGACAGCGAACGGGCTAAGGAGAATATTGTAGAGTTATCTAAGATTATGCGTTATGCACTCTATGAGGGTTCTCAGCAGGTGGTTCCTTTGGCCCGTGACATTGATTTCCTAAACAGTTACATCCGACTGATGCGACTACGTTATACCGACAAGGTGGCTATCACTGTCACACTACCCGACCATTTGCCCGACTTCCAAATTCCTCCCATGATTTTCATCACCTTTGTGGAGAATGCCTTCAAGCATGGTGTCAGCTACAAGCAACCTTCGTTTATCGACATACAATTGCAGACAGAAGGTCCCCGTCTGCTCTTCAGTTGTCGCAACAGTAAGACGGAGAAAAAGACTAATACGGCAGCTTCTGAAGGTGGTGTAGGCTTGAAGAATGTGACACGCCGACTGCAACTCATCTATGGCAATCGCTACCATTTGAACATCGATGAGCAAGCAGATGCTTATAATATTCTTCTTGAAATCCCGTTATAA
- a CDS encoding carbohydrate-binding domain-containing protein, with product MKKILLSFAVFMTSLISTFAINKNTVEIIYNGTTATVSVASNISSYVTVTSGSSSHVIIKQSEAFEGIDATLDNEDGEIIYSLSGSSNDGEFYMEGAFKCTVELNGLTLTNPSGPAINIQNGKRIAVSAQKGTVNTLTDGANETYNGCLHIKGHTKMKGKGTLNIVGNSKHGIYSKEYLEIKNMTLNVNTSIKDAIHCKEYFLLESGNISLNGAGDDGIQVELSSDPATSITTEHEEENTGNFYMTAGTLTISDYQGKAIKTDGSITYSGGTRNFNTDDTETYTDIQTVSQASAANSAAVYDLKGRQLKANAATGKGLFIIRKEGKAIKVIGK from the coding sequence ATGAAAAAAATTCTACTTAGCTTTGCAGTCTTTATGACCAGTCTGATCTCAACTTTTGCCATTAACAAGAACACGGTTGAGATTATTTACAATGGTACAACTGCAACTGTCAGCGTAGCTTCCAACATCAGTAGCTATGTAACGGTTACGAGTGGTAGCTCCTCTCACGTTATCATCAAGCAGAGCGAAGCCTTCGAAGGCATCGATGCCACGCTCGACAACGAAGACGGTGAAATCATCTATTCACTTTCTGGTTCATCCAACGATGGCGAGTTCTACATGGAAGGTGCCTTCAAGTGTACAGTCGAGTTGAATGGTCTCACACTAACCAATCCCAGCGGTCCTGCCATCAACATTCAGAATGGCAAACGCATTGCTGTCAGTGCTCAGAAGGGAACGGTCAACACGCTGACTGATGGTGCAAACGAGACATACAATGGCTGTCTGCACATCAAAGGACATACCAAGATGAAGGGAAAGGGAACCCTGAACATCGTTGGCAATTCTAAGCATGGTATATATAGCAAAGAATATCTGGAGATCAAGAATATGACACTCAATGTGAACACTTCCATCAAAGATGCTATCCACTGTAAGGAATATTTCCTTTTGGAGAGTGGTAACATATCTCTCAATGGAGCTGGTGATGATGGTATTCAGGTTGAGCTGAGCAGTGATCCCGCCACTTCCATCACCACTGAGCATGAAGAAGAGAATACCGGCAATTTCTATATGACTGCCGGTACACTGACTATTAGTGATTATCAGGGAAAAGCTATCAAGACCGATGGATCTATTACTTACAGCGGTGGAACACGCAATTTCAATACAGACGATACTGAGACTTATACAGACATTCAGACGGTCAGCCAGGCTTCTGCTGCCAACTCTGCTGCCGTTTACGACCTCAAAGGACGTCAACTTAAAGCGAATGCTGCCACAGGTAAAGGTCTGTTTATCATCAGAAAAGAAGGAAAAGCCATCAAGGTTATCGGTAAGTAA
- a CDS encoding ROK family protein, whose amino-acid sequence MIRNSIKTKVVGVDVGCEQTVFAIVDVRGNILTKESFPMSAMSNLNKFISVMCERLTTMIEQNGGLQSIRSIGVSTPNGNFLTGNIENAANLPWKGVVPLAAMMRDRLGLAVSVANDAHARALGEWTYGCAHGMKDFIFVSIGHGLGSCLFSNGHVHLGNDGFAGELGHCYAFAGNRKCSCGNYGCLEAYCATNGIIQTAKELMEGTDRPSLMRGVEELTPELIQQFCEQGDELAIDVYRRTGFILGHVLANYASVSNPEAIILAGGIVKAGKWLIEPANESFEQHVFHNIENKVKIMPSLLNHEERNVLGASALAWSVKEYSLFK is encoded by the coding sequence ATGATTAGAAATAGCATAAAAACTAAAGTTGTCGGAGTGGATGTCGGTTGCGAGCAGACCGTGTTTGCTATTGTCGATGTTCGAGGCAATATATTGACAAAGGAAAGCTTCCCTATGAGTGCGATGAGTAATCTGAATAAGTTTATCTCAGTTATGTGTGAGCGACTTACCACGATGATTGAACAGAATGGGGGCTTACAGAGTATTCGCTCTATAGGAGTCAGCACTCCTAACGGCAACTTTTTGACTGGCAATATAGAGAATGCAGCTAATCTACCTTGGAAAGGGGTTGTCCCGTTAGCCGCAATGATGCGTGATCGTCTGGGGTTAGCAGTCTCCGTAGCCAACGATGCCCATGCCCGTGCTTTAGGTGAATGGACTTATGGATGCGCTCATGGAATGAAGGATTTTATTTTCGTATCAATAGGTCATGGGCTTGGCAGCTGTTTATTTTCTAATGGGCATGTTCACTTAGGTAATGATGGTTTCGCAGGCGAATTGGGACATTGTTATGCCTTTGCAGGTAATCGTAAATGTTCTTGTGGAAACTATGGTTGTTTGGAAGCCTATTGCGCTACGAATGGTATTATACAAACGGCCAAGGAATTAATGGAAGGAACTGATAGACCATCACTGATGCGTGGCGTAGAAGAGTTGACGCCAGAATTGATTCAGCAGTTTTGTGAACAGGGTGATGAACTGGCAATAGATGTTTATCGTCGTACAGGTTTCATATTGGGGCATGTGCTGGCCAATTATGCTTCTGTGTCCAACCCGGAAGCAATCATCCTTGCAGGAGGCATTGTCAAAGCTGGTAAATGGCTTATTGAACCTGCGAATGAGTCTTTTGAGCAGCATGTGTTTCATAATATTGAGAATAAGGTAAAAATAATGCCTTCACTGTTGAATCATGAAGAGCGGAATGTTCTGGGGGCCAGTGCATTGGCTTGGAGTGTGAAGGAATATTCCTTATTCAAGTAA